One segment of Rhodospirillaceae bacterium DNA contains the following:
- a CDS encoding ABC-F family ATP-binding cassette domain-containing protein has protein sequence MLHINDLTYRIGGRVLFDGASVALSVGHKAGLVGRNGTGKTTLFKLILGELHADGGSTSVRKRARIGTVAQEAPGGETSLVDAVLAADTERSALLIEADSASDPERIAEIHNRLADIDAHSAPSRAATILSGLGFNEEAQQRACSDFSGGWRMRVALAAVLFSNPDVLLLDEPTNHLDLEATLWLESYLANWRGTMLVISHDRTLLNASVSEIIHLQGGKLTRYAGGYDRFEKTRAERLANESKMRTKQLAAQRHIQSFVDRFRAQANKAKQAQSRIKMLARMQPITSMMEDRTVSFDFPNPEQLAPPLITLDETEVGYEADKPVLRGLDLRIDMDDRIGLIGANGNGKSTLVKLLSDRLKPMAGNLRKSSKLRIGYFAQHQTDELNVESTAYQVMAAKVPDATESKVRALLGHFGFGSEKVETLIADLSGGEKARLLFAIMSIDKPHVLLLDEPTNHLDVDARESLVHALNDYEGAVILVSHDPHLIELVCDRLWLVDGGGCQVWDGDLSEYRKKLLDEQRGGNKTGNAGKGQGSKNRKQVRQERAKARAETNGLRTSAKEALKTFEKLEKQKTEMETRLASSDVYEGSTAELMALQVKLGNIKSALGEAEDAWLAAEAAIEAAKTD, from the coding sequence ATGTTACATATCAATGACCTTACCTACCGCATTGGCGGCCGCGTTTTGTTCGATGGAGCCTCCGTCGCCTTGTCCGTTGGCCACAAGGCCGGACTTGTCGGCCGAAATGGCACTGGCAAGACGACCCTGTTCAAATTGATTCTGGGTGAACTTCACGCCGATGGCGGTTCGACCAGTGTTCGCAAGCGCGCTCGTATCGGCACTGTCGCCCAGGAAGCCCCGGGCGGCGAGACAAGCCTTGTCGATGCTGTTCTGGCCGCCGACACTGAACGATCCGCATTATTGATTGAGGCAGACAGTGCCAGCGACCCCGAACGGATCGCCGAAATCCACAACCGTCTCGCCGATATCGATGCTCATTCGGCACCGTCGCGGGCGGCAACGATCCTGTCCGGCCTGGGTTTCAATGAAGAAGCCCAGCAACGGGCGTGCTCGGATTTTTCCGGCGGCTGGCGTATGCGCGTCGCCCTTGCCGCCGTGTTGTTCTCGAACCCTGACGTATTGCTGCTCGATGAACCGACAAACCACCTGGACCTTGAAGCGACACTGTGGCTGGAAAGTTATCTCGCCAATTGGCGCGGCACCATGCTGGTGATCAGTCATGACCGCACCTTGCTCAATGCATCTGTGAGTGAAATCATCCACTTGCAGGGCGGCAAACTGACACGTTACGCAGGCGGTTATGACCGTTTTGAGAAAACCCGTGCCGAACGTCTTGCCAACGAGTCAAAAATGCGGACCAAGCAATTGGCCGCCCAGCGCCATATCCAGTCTTTCGTCGATCGCTTCCGGGCCCAGGCCAACAAGGCCAAGCAAGCCCAAAGCCGCATTAAAATGCTCGCCCGTATGCAACCGATTACCTCGATGATGGAAGACCGTACCGTTTCCTTCGACTTTCCCAACCCCGAGCAACTAGCGCCCCCGCTGATCACCCTCGATGAGACAGAAGTCGGATACGAAGCCGACAAACCGGTCCTGCGCGGACTCGACCTGCGCATTGATATGGATGACCGTATCGGCCTGATTGGCGCCAACGGCAATGGCAAATCAACCCTGGTCAAACTGCTGTCTGACCGCCTGAAACCGATGGCCGGCAACCTTCGCAAATCATCTAAATTGCGGATCGGATATTTCGCCCAGCATCAAACTGATGAATTGAATGTGGAATCTACCGCCTATCAGGTGATGGCGGCGAAGGTTCCCGATGCCACTGAATCAAAGGTTCGCGCCCTGCTGGGACACTTCGGTTTCGGCAGTGAAAAAGTTGAAACACTTATCGCCGATCTTTCCGGTGGCGAGAAAGCCCGGCTGCTGTTTGCGATAATGAGCATCGACAAGCCCCATGTTTTGTTGCTGGATGAACCAACAAACCATCTGGATGTTGATGCCCGCGAATCCCTCGTCCATGCGCTCAATGATTATGAAGGGGCGGTGATCCTTGTCAGCCACGACCCGCATTTAATCGAACTGGTTTGTGACCGTCTGTGGTTGGTCGATGGCGGCGGCTGTCAGGTCTGGGACGGAGACTTATCCGAATACCGGAAGAAACTTCTTGATGAGCAACGCGGCGGCAACAAAACCGGCAACGCCGGCAAGGGCCAGGGATCGAAAAATCGCAAACAGGTGCGCCAGGAGCGCGCCAAGGCCAGGGCCGAAACAAACGGCCTCAGAACATCTGCGAAGGAAGCCCTGAAAACTTTCGAGAAACTGGAAAAGCAGAAAACAGAAATGGAAACCCGTCTCGCCTCCAGCGACGTCTACGAGGGATCGACCGCAGAATTGATGGCGTTGCAGGTCAAATTGGGTAACATCAAATCAGCACTGGGTGAAGCCGAAGACGCCTGGTTGGCTGCCGAAGCCGCAATCGAAGCCGCGAAAACTGATTAA
- a CDS encoding EAL domain-containing protein yields MSDRDRFSHQLFEALPIGLAICHMDGRLSYVNEAFALMIGYSVEEALKLTYWQVTPIDYEKQEQAQLASLSESGHYGPYEKEYIHKDGHRIPVRLSGVLIRENDEDLIWSSVEDIAISKTAQELKAKTEFLETTFENMADGISMVDADFNIVAFNSRFLELLNLPKDRFHPGDPFESFIRFLVERGEYGSGDVDEKVLERVNKAKQFESFHFERTTTDGRILEIRRQPTLGGGFVTLYSDISDRKTVERALRESEAKFREFAKISSDWFWEMDADLRFTYFSARNKEITGFDPDIYIGKTRREIRYGTDDDENWKQHLQVVDEHREFRNFEYDLMIAGGKTLTISISGNPVFKADGSFDGYYGTGRDITVRKQAEKKLSESEHQFRSLFHQFPTGVTLEDYSQVKISIERLASEGVNDLAKYLEENEDVLKSIVLEVEVVDANDTQIRMFGVNTLEEYKKYEADNDLWADTSWRRFYIGELVSMASGASTFTAELHDVTADGTAIEIRCTSRVIKNPANDWSVVISSHEDITARKLAEEQLLEQATIDFVTGLPNRALLFDRLALAMEHARREQRNVCLIFVDLDHFKQINDSRGHVAGDQLLEKVGQRLSNLIRQEDTVARLGGDEFIILLNDVELPSGPEIVAKKIIDAFINPFDLDGDETFATVSLGISIFPDDGEEAEILLQNADAAMYKSKRSGRNTFRFFTPGLNDQAEHHGRIAERLRHALDRGDLELYFQPVVDIAGDRLASIEALIRWNDSVLKAVDPEQLIKVAEETGFILPIDKWVLAEACVQVAAWRTGVAPQLQLSVNVSNAHFRSSDLVESVRGVLADSGLPAAALTIEITENLLMDDSVQILDRLRELTAMGVKLALDDFGTGYSSLAYLKKFQVDTLKIDQTFIRDIATNDGDLALVDAIIAMSKSLGLTVVVEGVETPEQLELLKARGCHLIQGFHFSHPLSVDEMTEYLADEKTGLN; encoded by the coding sequence TTGAGTGATCGTGATCGATTCAGTCATCAGTTGTTCGAGGCCTTGCCCATAGGCCTGGCGATCTGCCACATGGACGGACGCCTGTCCTATGTCAACGAGGCCTTTGCCTTGATGATCGGATATAGCGTCGAAGAGGCGTTGAAGCTGACCTACTGGCAGGTGACGCCAATTGATTACGAAAAACAGGAACAGGCGCAACTGGCGTCATTGAGTGAGAGCGGTCACTACGGACCCTACGAGAAGGAGTATATCCACAAGGACGGCCACCGGATTCCTGTTCGCCTGTCGGGTGTGCTGATCCGTGAAAACGATGAAGATTTGATCTGGTCAAGTGTCGAAGACATCGCCATCAGCAAGACAGCCCAGGAACTAAAAGCAAAAACCGAATTTCTTGAAACGACTTTTGAAAATATGGCCGATGGCATCAGTATGGTTGATGCGGATTTTAATATTGTCGCTTTCAACAGCCGGTTTCTTGAATTGTTGAATTTACCTAAAGATCGGTTTCATCCCGGTGATCCTTTTGAATCTTTCATCAGATTTCTGGTCGAACGGGGAGAATATGGTTCAGGTGATGTTGATGAAAAGGTGCTTGAACGCGTCAATAAAGCCAAACAATTCGAGTCCTTTCATTTTGAAAGAACTACCACCGATGGCCGGATTCTGGAAATTCGCCGCCAGCCAACCCTGGGTGGAGGCTTCGTAACCCTTTATTCCGATATTTCTGATCGCAAAACGGTCGAAAGAGCCCTGCGGGAAAGTGAGGCGAAATTCCGGGAATTCGCTAAAATTTCATCGGATTGGTTCTGGGAGATGGATGCGGATTTGCGCTTCACTTATTTCTCGGCGCGTAACAAGGAAATTACCGGCTTTGATCCCGATATTTATATCGGCAAAACCCGTCGTGAAATTCGTTACGGGACAGATGATGATGAAAATTGGAAGCAGCATCTGCAAGTCGTGGATGAACACCGTGAATTTCGTAATTTTGAATACGACCTGATGATAGCAGGTGGGAAAACTCTGACCATTTCAATTAGCGGCAATCCGGTATTCAAGGCGGATGGTTCTTTCGATGGCTACTATGGAACCGGCAGGGATATTACGGTTCGTAAGCAGGCAGAAAAAAAATTGAGTGAAAGCGAGCATCAGTTTCGTTCTCTTTTCCATCAATTTCCCACAGGCGTCACACTTGAGGATTATTCCCAGGTTAAAATTTCGATTGAACGTTTAGCCAGCGAAGGCGTGAATGATTTAGCCAAATACTTAGAGGAAAATGAGGATGTGCTGAAATCGATCGTTTTGGAAGTTGAAGTTGTCGACGCCAACGATACCCAGATCAGAATGTTTGGCGTAAACACACTTGAGGAATACAAGAAATATGAAGCCGATAACGATCTTTGGGCTGATACCAGCTGGCGTCGATTTTATATCGGTGAGTTGGTTTCCATGGCTTCGGGGGCGTCGACGTTTACGGCAGAGCTTCACGATGTTACGGCCGATGGTACTGCTATTGAAATCAGATGCACGAGCCGGGTTATCAAAAATCCGGCTAATGACTGGTCCGTGGTTATTTCCAGTCACGAAGATATAACGGCTCGTAAACTTGCTGAAGAACAGTTGCTTGAACAGGCAACAATTGATTTTGTCACCGGGCTTCCAAACCGGGCGCTACTTTTCGACAGGCTTGCCCTGGCTATGGAACATGCCCGGCGTGAGCAGCGTAATGTTTGCTTAATTTTTGTCGATCTTGATCATTTTAAACAGATCAATGATTCCCGTGGTCACGTTGCCGGCGATCAACTACTGGAAAAGGTTGGTCAAAGGCTTAGTAACCTCATTCGTCAAGAGGACACTGTGGCGCGTTTGGGCGGGGATGAATTTATTATTCTGCTCAATGACGTTGAATTGCCCAGTGGTCCTGAAATTGTTGCCAAGAAGATTATCGATGCTTTTATCAATCCGTTCGACCTTGATGGCGACGAGACATTTGCCACTGTCAGCCTTGGTATTTCGATTTTCCCTGATGATGGCGAGGAGGCAGAAATTCTTTTGCAAAATGCTGACGCCGCCATGTACAAGTCGAAACGAAGTGGTCGCAACACCTTCCGTTTCTTCACCCCCGGTCTCAATGATCAAGCCGAACACCATGGCCGAATTGCCGAGCGTCTTCGCCATGCGCTGGACCGGGGCGATCTGGAACTCTACTTCCAGCCTGTCGTTGATATAGCCGGGGATAGGCTGGCTTCGATCGAGGCCCTGATACGCTGGAATGACAGCGTCCTGAAAGCCGTTGATCCCGAACAACTTATCAAGGTGGCGGAAGAAACTGGGTTTATCCTGCCGATAGACAAGTGGGTGCTGGCTGAAGCCTGCGTTCAGGTTGCTGCATGGCGGACCGGGGTTGCGCCGCAGTTGCAGCTTAGCGTCAATGTTTCAAATGCCCATTTCAGAAGTTCCGATTTGGTTGAGTCCGTTAGAGGCGTGCTTGCCGACAGTGGCTTGCCGGCGGCAGCTTTGACGATCGAGATTACGGAAAACCTGCTGATGGATGATTCAGTCCAAATCCTTGATCGCTTGCGCGAGCTGACAGCCATGGGGGTCAAACTGGCTCTTGATGATTTTGGAACCGGCTATTCGTCGCTGGCATACCTGAAGAAATTCCAGGTCGATACCCTGAAGATTGATCAAACGTTTATTCGCGATATCGCCACCAACGATGGTGATCTGGCCCTGGTCGATGCGATTATCGCCATGAGCAAAAGCCTGGGGCTTACAGTTGTCGTTGAAGGGGTGGAAACACCGGAACAGCTGGAGCTATTGAAGGCGCGTGGCTGCCATCTTATTCAGGGCTTTCATTTCAGTCACCCTTTGTCGGTGGATGAGATGACAGAGTATCTGGCGGACGAAAAAACGGGCCTGAATTAA
- a CDS encoding DNA polymerase III subunit chi, whose amino-acid sequence MTEVSFYHLQKSRLEDVLPMLLEKTLGAGKRALVMTASGARAEHLGQTLWSYKKDSWLPHGGKKDGRSEDQPIWLTELEENPNDATFVFLTDGAERADLDGFERCFELFDGNDGAQVAAARERWKSYKSAGYQLKYLQQSEHGGWQEKASG is encoded by the coding sequence ATGACCGAGGTGTCTTTCTACCACTTGCAGAAATCCCGTCTTGAGGATGTTTTGCCCATGTTGTTGGAAAAGACACTTGGCGCGGGCAAGCGCGCCCTTGTCATGACCGCTTCGGGCGCCCGTGCCGAACACCTTGGTCAAACCCTGTGGAGTTATAAAAAAGACTCGTGGCTACCCCATGGCGGTAAAAAGGATGGACGCAGTGAGGACCAGCCGATTTGGTTAACTGAGCTTGAAGAAAATCCAAATGACGCCACCTTTGTTTTTTTGACCGACGGGGCGGAGCGTGCTGACCTGGACGGTTTTGAGCGCTGTTTTGAACTTTTCGACGGCAATGACGGAGCCCAGGTGGCGGCTGCACGCGAACGCTGGAAGTCCTACAAGAGCGCGGGCTATCAGTTGAAGTATTTACAACAATCAGAACACGGCGGCTGGCAGGAAAAAGCCAGTGGTTAG
- a CDS encoding leucyl aminopeptidase — MKITFTNPGLPKTGVVVVGVLDGRKLTDSAKALDKMMSGGLVRAIKASRFKGGRTSSLPLLAPGGTGFTRILLVGMGKAKAIDAKAMQGLGGEIYAALSTKGHATVQVMVDAIEKCAMKPDQMAAEMALGARLRSYRFDKYRTKEKPESKPSLKALKIACAGATRARKAFAPMDKVASGVFMTRDLVSEPANVLYPETLAKQAQSLSKLGVKVEVLGEVQMRKLGMGALLGVGQGSIRESKMVVMRWNGKKGKAKSDAPVAFVGKGVTFDTGGISIKPSGGMEDMKWDMGGSGVVIGLMKALAGRKANANVVGVVGLVENMPSGAAQRPGDIVTSMSGQTIEVLNTDAEGRLVLADALWYTKERFKPKFMVDLATLTGAIIICLGNEKAGMFSNDDKLSGQLSDAGEAVGESVWRLPMGDNYDKMLNCDAADMKNISGGRGAGSITAAQFLKRFVDKTPWAHLDIAGVTWSSKASSTTPKGGTAFGVRLLDRLVADHYEK; from the coding sequence ATGAAAATTACCTTTACCAATCCCGGATTGCCAAAAACCGGCGTCGTCGTTGTCGGTGTTCTGGACGGACGCAAGCTCACCGATAGCGCCAAGGCGCTGGATAAAATGATGTCCGGCGGTCTGGTTCGGGCTATCAAGGCGAGCCGCTTTAAGGGTGGCAGAACCAGTAGCTTGCCGCTTTTGGCGCCGGGCGGAACCGGCTTTACGCGTATTTTGCTTGTCGGTATGGGTAAGGCCAAGGCCATTGATGCCAAGGCCATGCAAGGTCTTGGCGGCGAAATATACGCAGCCCTTTCGACCAAGGGTCACGCCACCGTACAGGTAATGGTCGACGCCATTGAAAAGTGCGCCATGAAACCTGATCAGATGGCTGCCGAAATGGCCCTGGGGGCGCGCTTGCGCTCGTACCGGTTTGATAAGTACCGGACCAAGGAAAAACCTGAAAGCAAGCCCAGCCTCAAGGCATTGAAAATTGCCTGCGCGGGCGCAACCCGGGCGCGCAAGGCGTTTGCACCTATGGACAAGGTTGCAAGTGGTGTCTTTATGACACGCGATCTGGTTTCCGAACCTGCCAATGTTCTGTACCCCGAAACACTGGCCAAACAGGCTCAGTCTTTAAGCAAACTTGGCGTCAAGGTCGAAGTCTTGGGCGAGGTACAGATGCGCAAGCTTGGCATGGGCGCTTTGCTGGGCGTCGGTCAGGGCAGCATCAGGGAATCCAAGATGGTGGTCATGCGCTGGAACGGCAAAAAGGGCAAAGCCAAGTCCGATGCTCCCGTCGCCTTCGTGGGCAAGGGTGTGACCTTTGATACCGGCGGCATCTCGATCAAGCCATCGGGTGGTATGGAAGACATGAAATGGGATATGGGCGGCTCAGGCGTCGTCATCGGCCTGATGAAAGCGCTGGCCGGACGCAAGGCCAACGCCAATGTGGTTGGTGTCGTCGGGCTGGTTGAAAACATGCCGTCTGGAGCGGCCCAACGACCCGGCGATATTGTCACCTCCATGTCAGGGCAAACCATCGAAGTGCTCAATACGGATGCCGAAGGGCGTCTCGTGCTGGCTGACGCACTGTGGTATACGAAGGAACGCTTCAAACCAAAATTCATGGTCGATCTGGCAACATTGACCGGCGCCATTATTATCTGTCTGGGCAACGAAAAAGCCGGCATGTTCTCAAACGATGACAAATTATCTGGTCAGTTGAGCGACGCTGGCGAGGCCGTCGGCGAAAGTGTCTGGCGGCTGCCCATGGGCGACAACTATGACAAGATGCTCAATTGCGACGCCGCCGACATGAAAAATATATCCGGCGGACGCGGCGCCGGTTCGATTACTGCGGCGCAATTCCTGAAACGCTTCGTCGACAAGACGCCGTGGGCGCATCTGGATATCGCCGGGGTAACCTGGTCCTCCAAGGCATCTTCGACAACGCCCAAGGGTGGCACGGCGTTTGGCGTTCGCCTGCTAGATCGTCTGGTTGCCGATCATTACGAAAAATAA
- a CDS encoding flippase-like domain-containing protein, with protein MSKKHIALALKFLVSGGLIWMLVDGINLGAARDRILAADMKMLGLACLVSIVQVGICVIRWRVVLSAIKAVLSFADGLRIYMMGFFFNQALPSSVGGDAVRVYKAYKGGLSLHCAINGVMLERVATVLGLVLLVVIATPFFIDRVGPDEATWIVPFASLLGFGGVAGLLLLMFLDRLPSKISHWRFVHGLAMLATDTRRVFLSPAHATRALGWSLAGHVNVTLMVYLLALSLDLQITWLDCMVLIPPVLLVMTLPISIAGWGVREQAMVTAFALIGVPGEGALALSILFGLIALLFGLPGGVVWLMSADRKIEAIDDIGAK; from the coding sequence ATGAGTAAAAAACATATTGCCCTGGCGCTGAAATTCCTGGTGTCCGGTGGCCTGATCTGGATGTTGGTTGACGGCATCAATCTGGGGGCCGCACGGGACAGAATTCTTGCTGCTGACATGAAAATGCTGGGTTTGGCTTGTCTCGTTTCGATAGTCCAGGTCGGCATCTGCGTGATCCGTTGGCGGGTAGTTCTGAGCGCTATCAAAGCGGTTCTTTCATTTGCTGACGGTCTGCGCATCTACATGATGGGTTTCTTCTTCAATCAGGCGTTGCCTTCTTCGGTCGGTGGTGATGCGGTTCGCGTCTACAAAGCCTACAAGGGGGGCTTAAGTCTGCATTGCGCCATCAACGGCGTGATGCTGGAGAGGGTGGCGACCGTTCTGGGCCTGGTTTTACTGGTTGTCATTGCGACGCCATTTTTTATTGACCGGGTCGGCCCTGATGAGGCGACCTGGATTGTGCCTTTCGCCAGCCTGTTAGGGTTTGGCGGGGTCGCCGGGTTGCTGCTGCTGATGTTTCTTGACCGGTTGCCTTCAAAAATTTCCCATTGGCGCTTTGTTCACGGGTTGGCGATGTTGGCCACTGATACCCGCAGGGTCTTTCTGTCACCGGCACACGCTACCCGGGCGCTCGGTTGGTCACTTGCCGGTCATGTCAACGTCACCTTGATGGTTTACTTATTGGCCCTGTCGCTGGACCTTCAAATCACCTGGCTTGATTGCATGGTTCTGATCCCTCCGGTGCTGCTGGTGATGACCTTGCCCATTTCCATTGCCGGTTGGGGGGTTCGCGAACAAGCCATGGTCACCGCCTTCGCCCTGATCGGGGTTCCCGGTGAAGGAGCCTTGGCGCTGTCGATCCTGTTCGGATTGATTGCTTTGCTGTTCGGGCTTCCCGGTGGTGTCGTCTGGCTGATGAGCGCCGACAGAAAGATCGAAGCGATTGACGATATTGGGGCCAAATGA
- the amrS gene encoding AmmeMemoRadiSam system radical SAM enzyme, producing the protein MNNSAPAENFPDAFPGRYWHGLDDGRVQCDLCPRFCKLHDGQRGLCFVRACSGGEIVLTTYGRSSGFCIDPIEKKPLGHFLPGTPVLSFGTAGCNLTCKFCQNWDISKSREFDKLQDLASPEMIAEAALKSGCKSVAYTYNDPTIFHEYAVDVAKACRERGVSNVAVTAGYVCPEPRVEFYQHMDAANIDLKAFTEDFYKRLCSTELAPVLETLSYLKHETDVWFEITTLLIPGENDSEGEIEEMTQWVVENLGPNVPMHFSAFHPDWKMMDIPATPFETLKMARRIALKNGVRYAYTGNVHDFEGESTYCHNCGEMLIGRDWYQLSTWALSADGHCQNCGTACAGVFDGPPGTWGPKRQRVVLR; encoded by the coding sequence ATGAATAACAGTGCGCCAGCCGAGAATTTCCCCGACGCCTTTCCCGGTCGTTACTGGCACGGCCTTGATGACGGGCGGGTACAGTGCGATTTGTGCCCGCGTTTCTGCAAGCTGCATGACGGTCAGCGTGGCCTGTGTTTCGTTCGCGCCTGCTCAGGCGGCGAAATCGTCCTGACCACTTACGGGCGCTCATCCGGCTTCTGTATCGATCCAATTGAGAAGAAACCGCTCGGCCACTTCCTGCCCGGCACCCCGGTTCTGTCCTTTGGCACGGCGGGATGCAATCTGACCTGTAAGTTTTGCCAGAACTGGGACATCAGCAAGTCGCGGGAATTTGACAAGCTGCAGGATCTGGCCTCGCCTGAGATGATTGCCGAGGCGGCGCTGAAATCCGGATGCAAGTCGGTCGCCTATACCTACAATGATCCGACCATTTTTCATGAATACGCCGTTGATGTGGCCAAAGCCTGCCGTGAGCGCGGCGTCAGCAATGTGGCGGTGACGGCGGGTTATGTCTGCCCGGAACCGCGGGTTGAATTCTATCAGCACATGGACGCCGCCAATATTGACCTTAAGGCTTTTACCGAGGATTTCTATAAACGCCTGTGCTCAACCGAACTGGCGCCGGTGCTCGAAACCCTGAGCTATCTGAAACATGAAACCGATGTGTGGTTTGAAATCACCACCTTGCTGATCCCCGGCGAGAATGATTCCGAGGGTGAAATCGAGGAGATGACTCAGTGGGTGGTTGAAAACCTGGGGCCGAACGTGCCCATGCATTTTTCGGCCTTTCATCCGGACTGGAAGATGATGGATATTCCGGCGACGCCATTTGAAACCTTGAAGATGGCTCGCCGAATCGCCCTTAAAAATGGCGTCCGCTACGCCTATACGGGCAATGTCCACGACTTCGAGGGCGAGAGCACCTATTGCCACAACTGCGGCGAAATGCTGATCGGCCGTGACTGGTATCAACTTTCTACCTGGGCCTTAAGCGCCGATGGGCATTGCCAAAACTGCGGCACGGCGTGCGCCGGTGTCTTCGATGGTCCGCCGGGCACCTGGGGGCCAAAACGTCAGCGGGTCGTTCTCCGGTAA
- a CDS encoding proline hydroxylase, whose product MAFEKSSCIGASWLALSWIWNLCGKCLVKLSDQQIKQLNHQGYLVLPERFSVDEVEVIKSRLPSLFTEEHPANIVEQSSKVVRTSMGLHLRDEVFSKLVRHPRLIDMAQQIYAEPLYVQQVKVNVKAAFSGEIWQWHYDFATHRGEDGVEKPLALNLHIFLDDVSEFNGPLFFIPQSHKYGEHETALDIQTTSYPLWTVGEDVVSELTKQHGMVSATGKKGTALIFFDNLVHGSPNNMSPWDRSIFSLIVNPVSNALRRPTRPDFKHHQDLTPIETLADNCLLQVE is encoded by the coding sequence GTGGCCTTCGAAAAATCTTCCTGCATTGGAGCAAGTTGGCTAGCATTATCCTGGATTTGGAATTTATGTGGGAAATGCCTAGTGAAACTGTCGGATCAACAGATTAAACAACTAAATCATCAGGGATATTTGGTCCTCCCTGAACGGTTTTCAGTTGATGAGGTCGAGGTGATCAAGTCACGGTTGCCGTCTCTTTTCACCGAAGAGCACCCAGCCAATATTGTTGAGCAATCATCGAAGGTGGTCAGAACATCCATGGGTTTGCATCTTCGTGATGAGGTGTTTTCCAAGCTGGTGCGACATCCGCGATTGATCGACATGGCGCAGCAGATATACGCAGAACCACTTTATGTTCAGCAGGTGAAGGTCAATGTTAAAGCTGCCTTTTCAGGAGAAATCTGGCAATGGCATTATGATTTCGCCACCCATCGCGGAGAAGATGGTGTTGAAAAACCGCTGGCCTTGAACCTGCATATTTTTCTCGATGATGTATCTGAATTCAACGGGCCTCTGTTTTTCATCCCCCAATCACACAAATACGGCGAACATGAAACGGCGCTGGATATTCAAACCACCAGTTATCCGCTTTGGACGGTCGGTGAAGATGTGGTCAGCGAACTGACTAAGCAGCATGGAATGGTTTCGGCTACGGGGAAAAAGGGAACCGCGCTGATCTTCTTCGATAATCTGGTTCATGGTTCCCCAAATAATATGTCACCGTGGGACCGGTCGATTTTTTCACTGATTGTCAATCCGGTCTCAAACGCCCTGCGTCGCCCGACACGTCCTGATTTCAAACATCACCAGGATTTAACACCCATTGAAACTTTGGCGGACAATTGTCTGCTGCAGGTTGAATGA